From Musa acuminata AAA Group cultivar baxijiao chromosome BXJ3-8, Cavendish_Baxijiao_AAA, whole genome shotgun sequence, one genomic window encodes:
- the LOC135644667 gene encoding fatty-acid-binding protein 1-like, protein MGSLRFPFSLPRPPKPPRGSTGATSFRLAAAAIGAGIGFAVGFSLESAADTSGSRRKPWSHASPIWASLSLADGPTGTSVEPRTGAAFPTVLDGGRRLTGIGLRKTSVLGLKNIDVYAFGVYVDDSDMKGLREKYGTFSVSELKENKEFISDVLDQDLRMTVRLQIVYNRLSIGSVRNAFAKTVGSRMQKFSGSDNKELLQRFTSLFKDEYKLPRGSVIDLSREQGYVLQIRIGGKEVGEIQSKLLCKSVLDLYFGEDPFDKRAKEDIQSGLASILQERCD, encoded by the exons ATGGGCTCCCTCCGCTTCCCGttctcgctgcctcggcccccgAAGCCACCGCGCGGGTCCACGGGTGCGACCTCGTTCCGCCTAGCCGCGGCGGCCATCGGTGCCGGAATAGGCTTTGCCGTGGGCTTCTCCCTCGAATCGGCCGCAGACACGTCCGGATCCCGCCGGAAGCCGTGGAGCCACGCCTCCCCCATTTGGGCTTCCCTCTCCCTCGCTGATGGCCCCACGGGGACCTCCGTGGAGCCGAGGACCGGCGCGGCCTTCCCCACTGTTTTGGATGGCGGCCGGCGCCTCACCGGGATCGGGCTGCGCAAGACCAGTGTCTTGGGGCTCAAGAACATTGATGTCTATGCATTTG GAGTTTATGTTGACGACAGTGATATGAAAGGATTGCGTGAGAAATATGGCACATTTTCAGTTTCTGAACTGAAGGAAAATAAGGAGTTTATTTCAGATGTCCTGGATCAGGATTTACGCATGACAGTTAGGCTTCAAATAGTATACAACAGACTGAGCATAGGCTCTGTGCGGAATGCATTTGCAAAGACAGTAGGAAGTAGGATGCAAAAGTTCAGTGGATCAGACAACAAAGAATTGCTTCAAAG GTTTACTTCTTTATTTAAAGATGAATATAAGCTCCCAAGGGGTTCTGTGATAGATCTTTCAAGGGAACAAGGTTACGTTCTTCAAATAAGAA TTGGTGGGAAGGAAGTGGGGGAAATCCAGAGCAAGCTTTTGTGTAAGTCAGTGTTGGATCTATACTTTGGCGAGGATCCATTCGACAAACGAGCTAAAGAGGATATTCAGTCTGGTCTGGCTTCCATTCTGCAGGAGAGATGTGATTAA